A DNA window from Aureibaculum sp. 2308TA14-22 contains the following coding sequences:
- a CDS encoding DinB family protein: MKHTIILAVIMLFSLVGSPLFAQEDSFIKDYLERLENSRKYLLLVAEKMPEDNYNFKASEESLSFAENLMHIGYAVDWHSQSLLGGRESRDWKTDTIFKVGNKSKKEMIATINKTFNETIKLINQFDTTKLDDKLDYFGLNRTKRQIFLLLADHITHHRGQMLVYMRLNGLVPPRYVLFQ, from the coding sequence ATGAAACACACAATTATTCTGGCTGTCATAATGTTATTCAGTTTGGTTGGATCACCCTTGTTTGCTCAAGAGGATAGTTTTATTAAGGACTATTTAGAACGATTGGAGAATTCTCGTAAGTATTTACTTCTTGTGGCAGAAAAAATGCCAGAGGATAATTATAACTTTAAGGCCTCCGAGGAATCATTATCCTTTGCTGAAAATTTAATGCATATAGGCTATGCTGTAGATTGGCACAGTCAGTCATTATTAGGTGGACGAGAATCTAGGGATTGGAAAACGGACACCATTTTTAAGGTTGGTAATAAATCTAAAAAAGAAATGATTGCAACAATTAATAAAACATTTAATGAAACCATAAAACTAATTAATCAATTTGATACAACTAAATTAGATGACAAGCTAGACTATTTTGGTTTGAATAGAACAAAAAGACAAATTTTCTTACTACTAGCTGATCACATAACTCACCATAGAGGGCAGATGCTTGTTTACATGAGATTAAACGGTCTTGTTCCACCCAGATACGTTTTGTTTCAGTAA
- the pheS gene encoding phenylalanine--tRNA ligase subunit alpha has protein sequence MLDKVKEYINDINAFNSSSKEEIEVFRIKYLGSKGILKGLFAEFKNVDPKQKKEFGQALNTLKTNAEQKVETLTNALVNTTEQKNSYGDLTRPAEPIELGARHPISIVKNQIIEVFSRIGFTISEGPEIEDDWHNFTALNLPEYHPARDMQDTFFVEKHKNVQKDMLLRTHTSSVQIRYMENNKPPIRTISPGRVFRNEDISARSHCIFHQVEGLYIDTDVSFADLKQTLTYFTKEMFGKSKIRLRPSYFPFTEPSAEVDIYWGLKTETDYRITKGTGWLEIMGCGMVDPNVLKNTKIDSEKYSGFAFGMGIERIAMLLYQIPDIRMLFENDIRFLEQFKSVI, from the coding sequence ATGTTAGACAAAGTAAAAGAATACATTAACGACATCAATGCTTTTAATTCCAGCTCAAAGGAAGAAATAGAAGTGTTTAGAATAAAATATTTAGGTAGTAAAGGCATATTAAAGGGTTTATTTGCTGAGTTTAAAAACGTTGACCCGAAGCAAAAAAAAGAGTTTGGTCAAGCGTTAAACACTTTAAAAACCAATGCTGAACAAAAAGTTGAAACTTTAACCAATGCTCTTGTAAACACTACCGAACAAAAAAATAGTTATGGCGATTTAACCAGACCTGCTGAACCTATTGAACTGGGAGCAAGACATCCTATCTCCATAGTAAAAAATCAAATTATTGAGGTGTTTTCACGTATTGGGTTTACCATTTCTGAAGGGCCAGAAATTGAAGACGATTGGCATAATTTTACCGCTTTAAATTTACCGGAATACCACCCTGCTAGAGACATGCAGGACACCTTTTTTGTTGAAAAACATAAAAATGTGCAAAAAGATATGCTCTTGAGAACGCATACTTCTTCTGTTCAAATCCGGTATATGGAAAACAACAAACCGCCAATTAGAACTATTTCTCCAGGACGTGTTTTTAGAAATGAAGATATTTCAGCACGTTCGCATTGTATTTTTCATCAAGTAGAAGGTTTGTATATTGATACCGATGTTTCTTTTGCCGACTTGAAACAGACCTTGACCTATTTTACCAAAGAAATGTTCGGAAAATCTAAAATCAGGTTACGTCCTTCGTATTTTCCGTTTACCGAGCCTAGTGCAGAGGTTGATATTTACTGGGGATTAAAAACCGAGACCGATTACAGAATTACCAAAGGTACGGGTTGGCTAGAGATTATGGGTTGCGGCATGGTTGATCCCAATGTATTGAAAAACACAAAAATAGATTCTGAAAAATATAGCGGATTTGCTTTTGGGATGGGTATTGAACGAATTGCAATGTTGTTGTATCAAATTCCAGATATTAGAATGTTGTTTGAAAATGATATCAGATTTTTAGAACAATTCAAATCTGTTATATAA
- the gdhA gene encoding NADP-specific glutamate dehydrogenase, translated as MESKINAFMDEVRKRNHHEPEFLQAVQEVAETVIPYIVDKEIYYGKNILLRMVEPERLISFRVAWVDDDGEIHVNRGYRIQMNSAIGPYKGGLRFHPTVNASILKFLAFEQVFKNSLTTLPMGGGKGGSDFDPKGKSDDEVMRFCHAFMLELNRHIGPNTDVPAGDIGVGAREIGYLFGMYKRIRNEFTGVLTGKGRSWGGSLIRPEATGYGTVYFAQSMLQTQDKDFKGKNVVISGSGNVAQYAAEKAIQLGAKVLTLSDSKGYVVDEEGIDQEKLEYVMDLKNNKRGRISEYADKYASATFHKGKTPWEVKCDIALPCATQNELNGDDAKTLIKNGCICVAEGANMPSTPEAMHEFQNAKILFAPGKASNAGGVATSGLEMSQNSLRISWSREEVDDRLKGIMEDIHNSCIEYGKEEDGYCNYVKGANIAGFVKVADAMLAQGAI; from the coding sequence ATGGAATCTAAAATAAATGCTTTTATGGACGAGGTGAGAAAACGTAATCACCACGAGCCTGAATTTTTACAAGCGGTACAAGAAGTTGCTGAAACAGTAATACCTTACATTGTTGATAAAGAAATTTATTATGGCAAAAATATTTTATTAAGAATGGTAGAGCCAGAGCGATTAATTTCGTTTCGCGTGGCATGGGTAGATGATGACGGAGAAATTCATGTAAACAGAGGGTATCGTATTCAAATGAATTCAGCCATTGGGCCTTATAAGGGAGGTTTACGATTTCATCCAACCGTAAATGCAAGTATTCTAAAGTTTTTAGCTTTTGAACAAGTCTTTAAAAATAGTTTAACAACGTTACCAATGGGTGGTGGAAAAGGAGGCTCAGATTTTGACCCTAAAGGAAAATCTGATGATGAGGTAATGCGTTTTTGCCATGCTTTTATGCTAGAATTGAATAGACATATTGGCCCAAATACGGATGTGCCTGCTGGCGATATTGGAGTGGGAGCAAGAGAAATCGGATACTTATTTGGCATGTACAAAAGAATTAGAAATGAGTTTACAGGTGTTTTAACAGGTAAAGGCCGTTCTTGGGGTGGCTCGTTAATTAGACCAGAAGCAACAGGTTACGGAACAGTTTATTTTGCCCAAAGTATGTTACAAACACAGGATAAAGATTTTAAAGGTAAAAATGTCGTTATTTCTGGTTCAGGTAACGTGGCACAATATGCTGCTGAAAAGGCAATCCAATTAGGGGCTAAAGTGTTAACGCTTTCAGATTCTAAGGGTTATGTTGTAGATGAAGAAGGGATTGACCAAGAAAAATTGGAATATGTAATGGATTTAAAAAACAATAAAAGAGGTCGTATTTCTGAGTATGCAGATAAATATGCTTCAGCAACATTCCATAAAGGTAAAACGCCTTGGGAAGTTAAATGTGATATTGCCTTGCCCTGTGCCACTCAAAACGAATTAAATGGTGACGATGCAAAAACATTGATTAAAAATGGTTGTATTTGCGTGGCAGAAGGTGCAAATATGCCTTCTACACCAGAAGCGATGCATGAATTTCAAAACGCAAAAATTCTTTTTGCACCTGGTAAAGCTTCAAATGCCGGTGGTGTTGCTACTTCTGGATTGGAAATGTCACAAAATTCGTTACGAATAAGTTGGTCTAGAGAAGAAGTAGATGATCGCTTAAAAGGAATTATGGAAGATATACACAACTCTTGTATTGAGTACGGAAAAGAAGAAGATGGCTATTGTAATTATGTAAAAGGTGCAAATATTGCTGGGTTTGTAAAAGTTGCGGATGCGATGTTAGCTCAAGGGGCAATTTAG